One Papaver somniferum cultivar HN1 chromosome 10, ASM357369v1, whole genome shotgun sequence genomic window carries:
- the LOC113315864 gene encoding paired amphipathic helix protein Sin3-like 3: MKMKRPREGDCLAYIKAVQKTPKYNEFLQVMKEFKSLPTYDTTNLEFVATRIKKIFRDHSNLILGFNILFLPIAEEEDGADQNRVLLKSTKRFLQAAESKKALPLHEEDDYYLKDYKFFEEISKEKSRNPDEYKKYVKCLYLYSIERISRAELQKIVRDLLKYGTPFFPSTKVHQEPQKDERETDCEAPASKRRKLEEPMIDRLLNCKIDNPSYQLSTETTLASGRTELGVAVLNDTLVSVESTPAGDAYHFEKNVYEKNLFKCEDDRCERDRQFELVKGTVERVEDLLQKIADNTINQESIRLEDHFKVLHLGCIKRLYNESWQDVIDALRKDAKSVLPGILTQLQKKLKEATSRLSVTCRKKMKAVYLKNFRKSLHYSNSSGEQQDTTSSSSEDDARAYFLSKSFS; the protein is encoded by the coding sequence atgaagatgaagagacCCAGAGAAGGAGATTGTCTTGCTTACATAAAGGCTGTTCAGAAAACACCCAAATACAACGAATTCCTTCAAGTAATGAAAGAATTCAAGTCCTTGCCGACTTACGACACCACCAATTTGGAGTTCGTAGCAACAAGGATCAAAAAAATCTTCAGAGATCATTCAAACCTTATTCTGGGGTTTAACATATTATTCTTGCCaattgcagaagaagaagatggtgcgGACCAGAATCGGGTATTATTGAAATCTACAAAAAGGTTTCTTCAAGCAGCAGAATCCAAAAAGGCGTTGCCTTtacatgaagaagatgattattATCTTAAAGACTACAAATTCTTTGAGGAAATCAGCAAGGAGAAGTCTAGAAATCCTGATGAGTACAAGAAATATGTGAAGTGTCTTTATCTTTACAGTATAGAAAGAATTTCAAGAGCTGAATTGCAAAAAATCGTCAGAGATTTGCTGAAATATGGTACCCCTTTTTTTCCGAGTACTAAAGTGCATCAAGAGCCCCAAAAGGATGAAAGGGAGACAGATTGTGAGGCTCCAGCATCAAAAAGGAGGAAACTTGAGGAACCCATGATTGACCGTCTCTTAAATTGTAAAATTGATAATCCAAGTTATCAGCTTTCGACGGAGACAACTTTAGCTAGCGGAAGGACGGAACTTGGTGTTGCAGTGTTGAATGATACTTTGGTGTCCGTAGAGAGTACTCCAGCAGGTGATGCATACCATTTCGAGAAAAATGTTTATGAAAAGAACCTGTTTAAATGCGAAGATGACAGATGCGAACGCGATAGGCAATTTGAGCTGGTAAAGGGTACTGTTGAGCGTGTCGAGGATTTGTTACAGAAGATTGCGGATAACACAATCAACCAGGAAAGTATACGTCTCGAGGATCACTTTAAAGTGCTACATCTAGGATGCATTAAACGCTTGTACAATGAATCCTGGCAGGATGTGATAGATGCATTACGGAAGGATGCAAAATCTGTATTGCCTGGGATTTTAACTCAATTGCAGAAAAAACTAAAGGAGGCAACGAGTCGTCTCTCAGTAACTTGCAGAAAGAAAATGAAGGCAGTTTATTTGAAGAACTTCAGAAAATCTCTGCATTATAGCAACTCCAGTGGCGAGCAGCAGGACACAACGAGTTCGAGTTCTGAAGACGACGCACGCGCCTACTTCTTGTCCAAATCTTTTAGCTGA
- the LOC113317346 gene encoding uncharacterized protein LOC113317346, producing MGNFDGLTEEMRILHEKLLSSKNQKKFAFVDPAALQSKASNSTKLTLDLITWLNKANEEFLVFPYLKKQHHWVLLVIKFSAQKAWWLDPAGGKTATSKFDNIIKSVSLDKRTTVIWIFYYEVHDNLGKDKVLSLH from the exons ATGGGTAATTTTGATGGTTTAACAGAAGAGATGAG GATTTTGCACGAAAAACTTCTTTCATCAAAAAACCAAAAGAAATTTGCTTTTGTGGATCCAGCAGCGCTACAATCGAAGGCATCAAATTCGACAAAACTCACTCTAGATCTCATCACCTGGCTTAACAAAGCAAATGAAGAGTTTCTTGTGTTTCCTTATCTTAAGaa GCAACATCATTGGGtcttattggttattaaatttaGTGCTCAGAAGGCATGGTGGCTAGATCCAGCTGGTGGCAAAACCGCAACCTCTAAATTTGATAACATTATCAAGAG TGTATCCCTCGACAAGAGAACCACTGTAATCTGGATTTTTTATTATGAGGTACATGACAACTTGGGGAAAGACAAAGTATTGAGCCTGCATTAA